ATCCTGCAACAATAGGTCATCAGGCAGCAGGCATCCTGAACGGCATCAATGAGGATGGTTCTGTGAGCATCACCCATGAGCCGATCAAATCACTGGGCTGGCCCGGCATGACCATGGACTTCGCTTTGACTAATTCCTCATTGGCCGCCGGTATCAAACCAGGTAGCAAGATCACCTTCGAACTCGTCGAGCGAAAACCCGATGAATGGGTGATTACCAAGTTGCAAGCGCTTGCGCCGCAGCAACACGAGGGACATTAAGATGCTAAATTCCATCATCGATTGGTCTGCTCGAAACCGTTTTATGGTTATTCTGGCAACCTTGTTTGTTACCTTGGCGGGCATTTATGCGGTACTCAAAACGCCACTGGATGCCCTGCCTGATTTATCCGATGTGCAGGTAATTGTTTACACTGAGTATTCCGGACAAGCTCCGCAGGTGGTTGAGGATCAGGTCACCTATCCGCTCACCACCGCGATGCTGGCGGTGCCGAAATCCAAGGTGGTGCGCGGCTTCTCGTTTTTTGGCGCATCGTTTGTATATGTGATTTTCGAGGATGGCACCGACATCTATTGGGCGCGCTCCCGGGTGTTGGAATATCTCAACAGCATCGCGGGACGGCTGCCTAAAAATGTCGCGCCGCAACTGGGGCCGGATGCAACCGGGGTGGGCTGGGTGTATCAGTACGCGGTGTTGAGCGAGAAGCATAATCTCGCTCAGCTGCGCACCATGCAAGACTGGTATTTACGCTACCAGCTTACCAAGGCACACGGTGTTGCGGAAGTCGCCTCCATCGGCGGTTTTGTACAGCAATATCAGGTGACTGTTGATCCCATTAAACTGCGCGCTTATGGTATTCCTTTGAGCAAAGTGTCACAGATTATCCGTGACTCGAACCGCGATGTTGGCGGGCGCGTGGTGGAGATGGCCGAGACCGAGTATATGGTGCGCGGGCGTGGCTATCTGCGCGGCAAGAGTGACATCGAGAATCTGGTCGTTAAAGCCGAGCGAGGCACCCCTGTGCTGCTGCGCGACATTGCCCGTGTCGAACTGGGGCCGGATGAACGGCGCGGACTGACTGAGTTAAACGGCGAGGGTGAAGTCGTATCAGGCATCGTCATGGCGCGCTATGGGCAAAACGCATTAGAAGTCATCCACAACATCAAGGAAAAGATCGCTGAAATCGCTCCCGGTTTGCCGGAAGGCGTAAAGATTGTTTCAGTATATGACCGTTCCGATTTGATCCATCGCGCCATTGAAACATTAAAAGGCACGCTGCTGGAAGAAAGTTTAATTGTCGCACTGGTGTGTATGGTGTTCTTGATGCATGCACGCAGTGCGTTGGTCGCCATCGTGATGCTGCCTGTTGGTGTTTTAATTTCTTTCATTGCGATGCGCGTGCTGGGGCTGAACTCCAACATCATGAGTTTGGGCGGGATTGCCATTGCCATCGGCGCGATGGTAGATGCGGCTATCGTGATGATCGAGAATGCACACAAACATCTGGAGCGGGTAAAAGAAGGTGAATCGCGCACAGAAGCGATGATTGCGGCGTGCAAGGAAGTCGGACCGGCACTGTTCTTTTCGCTGCTCATCATCACCGTATCGTTCTTGCCAGTATTTACGCTGGAATCGCAAGAAGGACGAATGTTTTCTCCGCTGGCTTTCACCAAAACCTTTTCCATGGCGGGCGCAGCGTTGCTCTCGCTCACACTGGTGCCGGTGCTGATGTTGCTATTCATACGCGGAAACATCAAACCAGAGGCGCAAAATCCGCTAAACCGTTGGTTAATCACGGGCTATCGTCCGCTTATTGCTGCGGTGCTGAAACACAAGAAAATGACCATCGTCGTTGCTGCACTGGTTTTGATATTGTCAGCCTATCCCGCTACCCGATTGGGTAGCGAGTTCATGCCAACGCTCAATGAGGGCACGTTGTTATTTATGCCCGCCTCCTTGCCCGGCATGTCGGTGACCAAGGCGGCGGAATTGTTGCAGACGCAGAACAAGATTATCAAGAGCTTTCCTGAAGTGATGTCCGTATATGGCAAAGCTGGGCGCGCGCAGTCTGCAACCGATCCTGCACCATTGGAGATGTTTGAGACGGTCATTAACTTAAAGCCGCAGGAGGAGTGGCGACCTGGAATGACGATCGACAAACTGATCGGCGAGATGAACAAAGCATTGCAATTTCCCGGTGTGGCAAATTCGTGGACGATGCCGATCAAGGCGCGTCTCGATATGCTGGCAACCGGTATTCGCACGCCGATAGGCATCAAGGTGTTTGGTAAAAATCTGGATGAAATGGAGCGGCTCGCCAAGGAAATTGAAGCTGTGGTTAGGAAGGTTCCGGGTACCACCAGTGCTTTTGCCGAACGATTAACGGGCGGTTTCTACCTTGATATTGAACCTGATCGCGTTGCCCTGGCACGTTACGGGATTGGCGTCGGTGATTTACAGGAAGTCATTTCTACCGCACTGGGTGGTGAGATGGTCACGACGACGGTAGAGGGGCGGGAACGTTTTGGCGTGACAGTACGTTACCCGCGCGAATTGCGTAGCGATCCAGAACAGATTGCCCACGAAGTGCTGGTGCCAACCATGGAGGGTGCTCAAATTCCGCTTGGACAGCTTGCCAAGGTCAGCCTGAGTAAAGGTGCGCCTGCTATCCGTACCGAGAATGCGCTGCTTTCCGCTTATATTTTTGTGGATATACGTGATCGTGACATTGGCTCTTACGTGGCCGATGCGCGCAAAGCAGTTGCAGCACAGGTGAAATTTCCGCCTGGCTACTATGCAACCTGGAGCGGGCAGTTCGAATACATGGAACGTGCTGCCGCGAAAATGAAGATCGTCATTCCCATCACGTTGCTGATCATCTTCCTGTTGCTGTATCTCAATTTTAAACGCGTCACCGAATCTTTGGTGGTGATGCTGTCCGTACCGTTTGCGCTGGTCGGCGGTGTGTGGCTACTGTGGTTGCTCGATTACAACTTGAGCGTCGCCGTGGCGGTTGGCTTTATCGCACTGGCGGGTGTGGCAGCGGAGACGGGGGTGGTGATGTTGATCTACCTGGAGCAGGCGTGGCAGGACGTTCAGTCACGTTGCTCTGATGAAGGCCGTCAACCGAACGCCGTCGATCTGCACACAGCCATCATGCACGGCGCTGTGGAACGGGTACGTCCCAAGATGATGACCGTGGTAGCGATCATGGCAGGGCTGTTGCCGATTTTGTGGAGCAGCGGCACGGGTTCGGAAGTGATGCGCCGCATCGCAGCGCCTATGGTGGGAGGCATGATTTCCTCAGCGATTTTGACGCTGCTGGTGATTCCGGTGATCTATGCGCTGATCAAGAACAGAGAAATCAGATAATTCAATAGGTGAAAAGTAATGGCTGATTGTTGCAATGACAAAGCATGCGAGATCGACGCACTTCGATATCGCCAAAGCTCGACACTCAAGATAGTGCTGGGTATCAATGCCGTCATGTTCGTCGTAGAACTCACGGCAGGACTGCTCGGCAACTCGATTTCGCTGGTGGCGGATTCGCTGGATATGCTGGGCGATGCAATGGTGTACGGCTTCAGCCTCTACGTGGTCGCACGCAGCGCCACCATGAAAGCCAGAGCGGCACTGCTCAAAGGCATCATCATGGCGGCCTTTGGCTTCTTCGTCCTCGGGCAGGTGATCTACCGGATCGCGTTCCCGCAACTCCCTGTGTATGAGGCTATCGGGGCAATCGGCTTGCTGGCACTTGCCGCGAATGGCACATGTTTCTTTCTGCTCTGGCGACATCGTGCGGATGACATCAATATGAGTTCGGTTTGGTTGTGCTCGCGCAACGACATCATTGCGAATATCTCGGTATTGTTTGCTGCCGTGGGCGTGTGGCTCACCCATTCCGGCTGGCCTGACATCCTTGTTGGTCTGGCACTTGCCGCACTCTTTTTACGCTCGGCACTGCATGTATTGCGCGAGTCGATCCGGGCACTGCGTGCCATTCGCACCAATAGCGCGATACAGCCTGATAATTTCAATTAATGAAAGAAACACGATGAGAATTTTTAA
Above is a window of Gallionella capsiferriformans ES-2 DNA encoding:
- a CDS encoding efflux RND transporter permease subunit, with amino-acid sequence MLNSIIDWSARNRFMVILATLFVTLAGIYAVLKTPLDALPDLSDVQVIVYTEYSGQAPQVVEDQVTYPLTTAMLAVPKSKVVRGFSFFGASFVYVIFEDGTDIYWARSRVLEYLNSIAGRLPKNVAPQLGPDATGVGWVYQYAVLSEKHNLAQLRTMQDWYLRYQLTKAHGVAEVASIGGFVQQYQVTVDPIKLRAYGIPLSKVSQIIRDSNRDVGGRVVEMAETEYMVRGRGYLRGKSDIENLVVKAERGTPVLLRDIARVELGPDERRGLTELNGEGEVVSGIVMARYGQNALEVIHNIKEKIAEIAPGLPEGVKIVSVYDRSDLIHRAIETLKGTLLEESLIVALVCMVFLMHARSALVAIVMLPVGVLISFIAMRVLGLNSNIMSLGGIAIAIGAMVDAAIVMIENAHKHLERVKEGESRTEAMIAACKEVGPALFFSLLIITVSFLPVFTLESQEGRMFSPLAFTKTFSMAGAALLSLTLVPVLMLLFIRGNIKPEAQNPLNRWLITGYRPLIAAVLKHKKMTIVVAALVLILSAYPATRLGSEFMPTLNEGTLLFMPASLPGMSVTKAAELLQTQNKIIKSFPEVMSVYGKAGRAQSATDPAPLEMFETVINLKPQEEWRPGMTIDKLIGEMNKALQFPGVANSWTMPIKARLDMLATGIRTPIGIKVFGKNLDEMERLAKEIEAVVRKVPGTTSAFAERLTGGFYLDIEPDRVALARYGIGVGDLQEVISTALGGEMVTTTVEGRERFGVTVRYPRELRSDPEQIAHEVLVPTMEGAQIPLGQLAKVSLSKGAPAIRTENALLSAYIFVDIRDRDIGSYVADARKAVAAQVKFPPGYYATWSGQFEYMERAAAKMKIVIPITLLIIFLLLYLNFKRVTESLVVMLSVPFALVGGVWLLWLLDYNLSVAVAVGFIALAGVAAETGVVMLIYLEQAWQDVQSRCSDEGRQPNAVDLHTAIMHGAVERVRPKMMTVVAIMAGLLPILWSSGTGSEVMRRIAAPMVGGMISSAILTLLVIPVIYALIKNREIR
- a CDS encoding cation transporter; its protein translation is MADCCNDKACEIDALRYRQSSTLKIVLGINAVMFVVELTAGLLGNSISLVADSLDMLGDAMVYGFSLYVVARSATMKARAALLKGIIMAAFGFFVLGQVIYRIAFPQLPVYEAIGAIGLLALAANGTCFFLLWRHRADDINMSSVWLCSRNDIIANISVLFAAVGVWLTHSGWPDILVGLALAALFLRSALHVLRESIRALRAIRTNSAIQPDNFN